One window of Nostoc sp. C052 genomic DNA carries:
- a CDS encoding lipid kinase, translating into MSSRALLLVNRHARQGQKGLSEAIEYLKTLDFDLIEESTEDPKHLAEVILRYQYQVDLVIIGGGDGTLNAAVDALVDTQLPLGILPLGTANDLARTLGIPNSLNEACKIIAYKNLHRIDLGCVNGKHFFNVASLGLSVKITQRLTKEVKRRWGIFAYAATALQVIWEARPFTAEIAINGESVRVKTVQIAVGNGRYYGGGMTVADDAAIDDQRLDLYSLEIEHWWQIILLLPAMRQGQHIHWQSVRSLQGQEIEVRTRKPRPINTDGEITTYTPAHFRVIPKAIAVLVPPQIRS; encoded by the coding sequence ATGAGTTCCCGCGCACTGCTGTTAGTAAATCGTCATGCCCGCCAAGGGCAAAAGGGTCTGTCGGAAGCGATTGAATATCTGAAGACACTCGACTTTGATTTAATTGAAGAGTCTACAGAAGATCCCAAACATCTTGCTGAAGTTATACTTCGCTATCAGTATCAAGTTGACTTGGTGATTATTGGCGGAGGAGATGGCACTCTAAATGCTGCCGTAGATGCTTTAGTTGATACTCAGTTGCCTTTGGGAATTTTACCTCTGGGAACTGCTAACGATTTAGCGAGAACTTTGGGAATCCCGAATTCCCTCAACGAAGCTTGCAAAATTATTGCATATAAAAATTTACACCGCATCGACTTAGGTTGTGTGAATGGCAAGCATTTTTTTAACGTTGCCAGCCTGGGATTGAGTGTAAAAATTACTCAACGACTTACCAAAGAAGTCAAACGCCGTTGGGGAATATTTGCTTATGCTGCCACTGCATTGCAAGTAATTTGGGAAGCAAGACCTTTTACAGCAGAGATTGCGATTAACGGTGAATCAGTTCGCGTCAAAACAGTGCAAATTGCTGTGGGTAACGGCCGCTATTACGGTGGTGGTATGACCGTGGCTGATGATGCTGCAATAGACGATCAAAGGCTAGACCTTTATAGCTTGGAGATTGAACACTGGTGGCAGATAATATTATTACTACCTGCAATGCGACAAGGGCAACATATACATTGGCAGAGTGTACGCTCTCTTCAAGGTCAAGAAATAGAGGTACGTACTCGTAAACCGCGCCCTATCAATACAGATGGTGAAATTACTACTTACACACCTGCTCATTTTCGGGTTATACCTAAAGCTATAGCTGTTTTAGTACCCCCACAAATCAGGAGTTAA
- a CDS encoding exopolysaccharide biosynthesis protein — protein sequence MHLRFSQDIKSLLQRLAEQPLTLGDILAETSERGFSLVITLLVLPFLFPMPPGLTGPFGGACLLLSGQMVLGRRSPWLPKRIANYKFPRPFAQLLLQNLGRLTKVLQKIARPRLAKIAHNPLIWRINGFCISLLTVLLILPIPFTNPIPTIGILLLTVATIESDGLLICISYGITALISLLFGFIGYAVWLAPSLLPSIFK from the coding sequence ATGCATCTGAGATTTTCTCAAGATATAAAGTCCCTATTGCAACGCCTAGCTGAACAACCGCTAACTCTAGGTGATATTTTGGCAGAAACCTCAGAACGAGGCTTCAGCCTGGTAATTACGTTATTAGTTTTGCCATTTTTATTTCCTATGCCACCGGGATTAACTGGCCCTTTTGGTGGTGCTTGTTTACTATTATCAGGGCAAATGGTTTTAGGGAGGCGATCGCCTTGGCTACCAAAAAGAATCGCTAACTACAAATTTCCTCGTCCCTTCGCGCAGTTGCTTTTGCAAAATTTGGGGCGTCTTACCAAAGTTTTACAGAAAATTGCCCGTCCCCGATTAGCAAAAATAGCGCATAATCCTTTGATTTGGCGAATTAATGGGTTTTGTATCTCTTTATTAACAGTATTACTAATATTACCAATTCCGTTTACAAATCCCATCCCCACTATAGGTATTTTACTTTTGACTGTTGCCACCATTGAATCTGACGGTTTATTAATTTGCATCAGCTATGGCATTACTGCCTTGATTAGCTTGCTGTTTGGATTTATTGGTTATGCAGTCTGGTTAGCTCCTAGTTTACTACCCTCTATATTTAAATAA
- a CDS encoding SDR family oxidoreductase: protein MPTALITGASSGIGKAFAQELAARKTNLVLVARSEEKLTQLAKQLQEQHNIQVEVIVKDLTEPNAAASVFNTTKVKELTIDLLINNAGFGYYGDFAEVDGEKQVKIVQLNILALVDLTHKFLPLMRQRRSGSIINVSSITAFQPIPYLSVYAASKAFILSFSEALWAENYQYGVRILVTCPGPIETNFFAEANFPPGLASSTDKVYSSEKVVWESLEALEKGYPTVISSDTNTQIRSKLSRLVPRKLLLNMLAKHFKV, encoded by the coding sequence ATGCCCACTGCTTTAATTACCGGTGCCTCTAGTGGTATTGGTAAAGCCTTTGCTCAAGAACTAGCTGCACGCAAAACAAATCTTGTACTCGTTGCTCGTTCTGAAGAGAAATTAACCCAATTAGCTAAACAATTACAAGAACAACACAACATTCAAGTAGAGGTTATAGTCAAAGACCTCACAGAACCTAATGCCGCTGCTAGTGTATTTAATACTACCAAAGTAAAGGAATTAACTATTGACTTGTTAATCAACAATGCTGGTTTTGGTTACTATGGCGACTTTGCCGAAGTGGATGGAGAAAAACAAGTCAAAATCGTACAATTAAACATTTTGGCATTGGTAGATTTAACCCATAAATTTCTACCTTTGATGCGGCAACGTCGTTCTGGAAGCATTATTAATGTATCTTCTATTACGGCTTTTCAACCGATACCATATCTTTCTGTTTATGCTGCCAGTAAAGCTTTTATTCTCAGCTTTAGTGAAGCACTATGGGCAGAAAATTATCAATATGGTGTCCGTATTTTAGTCACTTGTCCAGGGCCAATAGAAACAAACTTTTTTGCAGAAGCTAATTTCCCTCCAGGACTGGCAAGTAGTACAGATAAAGTATATTCTTCTGAAAAAGTGGTCTGGGAATCTTTAGAGGCTTTAGAAAAAGGCTATCCGACTGTTATTAGTTCTGATACTAACACTCAAATTAGAAGCAAATTATCTCGGCTTGTGCCGCGCAAACTTCTGCTGAATATGTTAGCAAAACACTTTAAAGTTTAA
- a CDS encoding photosystem II S4 domain protein yields MLPREELLKGVENRDSVARVIDQAEQAIKTWEVVLTDFLSPPELVEIQRVFNRLTEVQLIAWGGYPQAERQRIAIARSELPLDQSQVSFAVVEIAGNFLFDTASHRDFLGAMLGTGIVREKTGDVIVLGERGAQAIVAPELVEFLEMSLKQVRSVPVKTQRIEITELRVREPKKKELTTVEASLRLDAIASAGFGMSRSKMVDFIDAGDVRVNWKEVTQASSQVKSGDLIAIRSKGRLEVGEIAVTKKDRYRVQLTRYI; encoded by the coding sequence ATGTTGCCACGAGAAGAACTTTTAAAAGGTGTTGAAAATCGAGATAGTGTAGCTCGTGTAATCGACCAAGCAGAACAAGCAATCAAAACTTGGGAAGTGGTTTTGACAGATTTTCTATCTCCCCCAGAATTGGTGGAAATTCAACGGGTGTTTAACCGATTAACAGAAGTGCAATTGATAGCGTGGGGTGGATATCCGCAAGCTGAACGCCAAAGAATAGCGATCGCTCGTTCGGAACTTCCTTTAGATCAATCTCAAGTCAGCTTTGCGGTTGTAGAAATCGCTGGTAATTTCCTGTTTGATACCGCTTCTCACCGCGACTTTTTAGGCGCAATGTTGGGGACAGGAATTGTTCGTGAAAAGACGGGAGATGTAATTGTTTTAGGAGAACGAGGGGCCCAGGCGATTGTTGCACCAGAGTTGGTGGAATTTTTGGAAATGAGTTTGAAACAGGTGCGATCGGTTCCTGTGAAAACTCAGCGGATTGAGATAACTGAATTAAGGGTTCGGGAACCCAAGAAAAAAGAATTAACTACTGTGGAAGCTTCTTTGCGATTAGATGCGATCGCATCTGCTGGTTTTGGCATGTCCCGCAGCAAAATGGTTGATTTCATTGATGCTGGTGATGTCCGCGTCAATTGGAAGGAAGTTACCCAAGCTAGTTCTCAAGTCAAATCAGGCGACTTAATCGCCATCCGCTCTAAAGGGCGTTTAGAAGTTGGGGAAATCGCCGTGACAAAAAAAGATCGTTATCGAGTTCAATTAACAAGATACATCTAA
- the metK gene encoding methionine adenosyltransferase → MSRRYLFTSESVTEGHPDKICDQISDTILDALLTQDPSSRVAAEVVVNTGLVLITGEITTKANVNFVNLARKKIAEIGYTNADNGFSANSTSVLVALDEQSPDIAQGVNTAHETREQDSEEQFDKIGAGDQGIMFGFASNETPELTPLPISLAHRIARRLAAVRKTGELPYLRPDGKTQVTVAYEDGRPVGIDTILISTQHAATIGEITDEAAVQAKIKQDLWSAVVEPVFGDIDIKPNDQTRFLVNPTGKFVVGGPQGDSGLTGRKIIVDTYGGYSRHGGGAFSGKDPTKVDRSAAYAARYVAKNIVAAGLADKVEIQLSYAIGVARPTSILVDTFGTGKVDEETLLELINKHFELRPAGIIHTFNLRNLPSERGGRFYQDVAAYGHFGRADLDLPWEQTDKAELLKQAAKDSLSEVVAQAVT, encoded by the coding sequence TTGTCTCGTCGATATTTATTTACCTCCGAGTCAGTCACCGAAGGTCATCCAGATAAAATTTGCGATCAGATTTCTGATACCATTCTGGATGCCTTATTGACACAAGACCCCAGTAGCCGTGTTGCTGCTGAAGTAGTAGTTAACACTGGTTTGGTGCTAATCACTGGTGAAATAACCACCAAAGCCAATGTGAATTTCGTCAATCTCGCCCGCAAAAAAATTGCCGAAATTGGCTATACAAATGCCGATAATGGCTTTTCTGCCAATAGCACCAGTGTTTTGGTAGCTTTAGACGAACAATCACCTGATATTGCTCAAGGCGTTAACACCGCCCACGAAACCCGCGAGCAAGATAGTGAGGAACAATTTGACAAAATTGGTGCAGGCGATCAAGGTATAATGTTCGGTTTTGCTAGCAACGAAACACCAGAACTGACACCATTGCCCATCAGTCTCGCGCACCGCATTGCTCGTCGATTGGCAGCAGTCCGCAAAACTGGTGAATTGCCATACCTGCGTCCTGACGGCAAAACCCAAGTAACTGTAGCTTACGAAGATGGACGCCCAGTAGGTATTGATACTATTCTGATTTCCACCCAACATGCAGCCACTATTGGGGAAATCACAGATGAGGCGGCTGTACAAGCCAAAATTAAACAAGACCTCTGGTCAGCAGTGGTCGAACCTGTTTTTGGCGATATTGACATTAAGCCTAACGATCAGACACGTTTTTTAGTCAACCCCACTGGCAAATTTGTCGTTGGTGGCCCTCAAGGAGATTCTGGTCTGACAGGACGAAAAATAATCGTTGATACCTATGGTGGTTATTCACGACATGGTGGTGGCGCTTTTTCTGGTAAAGACCCCACGAAGGTAGACCGTTCTGCTGCTTATGCAGCTCGCTATGTGGCAAAAAATATTGTCGCCGCCGGGTTAGCAGACAAAGTTGAAATCCAGCTATCCTATGCGATTGGCGTAGCCCGACCAACAAGTATCCTAGTGGATACCTTTGGTACTGGCAAAGTGGATGAAGAAACCTTACTGGAATTAATCAACAAGCACTTTGAACTCCGTCCCGCAGGGATTATCCATACTTTCAACTTACGCAACTTACCAAGTGAACGAGGCGGACGTTTTTATCAGGACGTCGCGGCTTACGGTCATTTTGGGCGGGCTGATTTAGACTTGCCTTGGGAACAGACCGATAAAGCCGAATTGTTGAAGCAAGCAGCAAAGGATTCACTTTCGGAAGTAGTTGCTCAGGCAGTGACTTAG
- a CDS encoding phosphoribulokinase: protein MTSKPERVVLIGVAGDSGCGKSTFLRRLIDLFGEDLMTVICLDDYHSLDRKQRKETGITALDPRANNFDLMYEQIKALKSGQAINKPIYNHETGLIDPPERVEPNHIIVVEGLHPLYDERVRSLIDFSVYFDISDEVKIAWKIQRDMAERGHRYEDVLAQINSRKPDFEKFIEPQREFADVVLQVLPTNLIKNDTERRVLRVRMLQREGKEGFDPTYLFDEGSTINWTPCGRKLTCSYPGMQLYYGSDVYYGRYVSVLEVDGQFDNLEEVIYIETHLSNTSTKYQGELTHLLLQHREYPGSNNGTGFFQVLTGLKMRAAYERLTATEAKLAVQV from the coding sequence ATGACAAGTAAGCCGGAACGCGTGGTACTGATTGGAGTAGCCGGAGACTCTGGATGCGGTAAATCTACGTTTTTGCGTCGTTTGATAGATTTGTTTGGTGAAGATTTAATGACAGTCATCTGCTTGGATGATTATCACTCCCTGGATCGTAAACAGCGCAAAGAAACAGGGATAACGGCACTAGACCCCAGGGCAAACAATTTTGACTTGATGTATGAGCAAATTAAAGCGCTCAAAAGTGGTCAAGCTATTAATAAGCCGATTTACAACCACGAAACTGGCTTGATTGACCCGCCAGAGCGGGTAGAGCCGAATCACATTATAGTTGTTGAAGGATTGCATCCTTTATATGATGAGCGGGTGCGATCGCTAATCGACTTCAGTGTTTATTTTGACATTAGTGATGAAGTCAAAATTGCCTGGAAAATCCAGCGAGATATGGCTGAACGCGGTCATCGCTACGAAGATGTTTTAGCGCAAATCAATTCCCGCAAACCTGACTTTGAAAAGTTTATCGAACCACAAAGAGAATTTGCCGATGTAGTTCTCCAAGTATTACCCACAAACTTGATCAAAAACGACACCGAGCGTAGAGTCTTAAGGGTACGTATGCTCCAGCGGGAAGGTAAGGAAGGCTTCGATCCAACCTATCTATTTGATGAAGGGTCAACAATTAATTGGACTCCCTGTGGACGCAAGCTGACCTGTTCTTACCCTGGTATGCAGTTGTACTACGGTTCAGATGTTTACTACGGCCGCTATGTCTCAGTACTAGAGGTAGATGGTCAATTTGACAACTTAGAAGAAGTAATTTACATCGAAACCCATCTCAGCAATACATCCACCAAATATCAGGGTGAATTGACTCACTTGTTACTCCAGCACCGCGAGTATCCAGGTTCCAATAATGGTACTGGTTTCTTTCAAGTGCTTACAGGTTTGAAGATGCGTGCTGCCTATGAGCGTTTGACAGCTACGGAAGCAAAGTTAGCGGTTCAGGTTTAA
- the petH gene encoding ferredoxin--NADP reductase, with amino-acid sequence MYNQGAVEGAANTELGSRIFLYEVVGLRQSEETDQTNYPIRKSGSVFIRVPYNRMNQEMRRITRLGGTIVSIQPVTALEPVNGKASFGNATSVVSELATSGETADNEGNGKATPVNAHSETKGFAKPPAEEQLKNKDKKGNTMTQAKAKKDHGDVPVNTYRPNAPFIGKVISNEPLVKEGGIGIVQHLKFDLSAGDLKYIEGQSIGIIPPGLDKNGKPEKLRLYSIASTRHGDDVDDKTVSLCVRQLEYKHPETGETVYGVCSTHLCFLKPGEEVKITGPVGKEMLLPEDPEANVIMLATGTGIAPMRAYLWRQFKDAERAANPEYQFKGFSWLIFGVPTTPNLLYKEELEEIQQKYPDNFRLTAAISREQKNPQGGRMYIQDRVAEHADELWQLIKNEKTHTYICGLRGMEEGIDAALTTAAAKEGVTWSDYQKQLKKAHRWHVETY; translated from the coding sequence ATGTACAATCAAGGTGCTGTTGAGGGTGCTGCCAACACAGAATTAGGTAGCCGCATCTTCCTTTATGAAGTAGTGGGTTTGCGTCAGAGTGAAGAAACTGATCAAACTAACTACCCAATTCGGAAAAGTGGCAGTGTGTTCATCAGAGTGCCTTACAACCGCATGAATCAAGAAATGCGACGTATCACTCGTCTAGGCGGCACAATTGTTAGCATCCAGCCTGTAACTGCTTTAGAACCAGTTAATGGTAAAGCCTCATTTGGGAATGCTACAAGCGTTGTCAGCGAGTTAGCTACATCTGGGGAAACTGCTGACAATGAAGGGAATGGTAAAGCCACACCTGTAAATGCTCATAGTGAAACCAAAGGTTTCGCTAAACCACCAGCTGAAGAACAGCTTAAGAACAAGGACAAGAAAGGCAACACCATGACTCAAGCGAAAGCCAAAAAAGACCACGGTGACGTTCCTGTTAACACTTATCGTCCCAATGCTCCGTTTATTGGCAAGGTAATATCTAATGAACCGCTAGTTAAAGAAGGCGGTATTGGTATTGTTCAACACCTCAAATTTGACCTTTCCGCCGGGGATTTGAAGTATATAGAAGGTCAAAGTATTGGGATTATTCCACCAGGATTAGATAAGAACGGCAAGCCAGAAAAACTTAGACTCTATTCCATCGCCTCAACTCGTCATGGCGATGATGTGGATGATAAAACAGTATCACTATGCGTCCGCCAATTAGAGTACAAGCACCCGGAAACTGGCGAAACAGTCTACGGTGTTTGCTCTACGCACCTGTGTTTCCTCAAGCCAGGGGAAGAGGTAAAAATTACTGGGCCTGTGGGTAAGGAAATGTTGTTACCCGAAGATCCCGAAGCTAATGTCATCATGTTGGCAACTGGAACGGGTATTGCGCCAATGCGGGCTTATCTATGGCGTCAGTTTAAAGATGCGGAAAGAGCAGCTAACCCAGAATACCAATTTAAAGGATTCTCTTGGCTAATATTTGGCGTGCCCACAACTCCAAACCTTTTATATAAGGAAGAATTGGAAGAAATTCAACAAAAATATCCTGATAACTTCCGCCTGACTGCTGCCATCAGCCGCGAACAAAAAAATCCCCAAGGCGGTAGAATGTACATCCAAGACCGCGTAGCGGAACATGCAGATGAGTTGTGGCAATTGATTAAAAATGAAAAAACCCACACCTACATCTGCGGTTTGCGGGGTATGGAAGAAGGTATTGATGCAGCCTTAACAACTGCTGCTGCTAAAGAAGGCGTGACCTGGAGTGATTACCAGAAGCAACTCAAGAAAGCCCATCGCTGGCACGTAGAAACCTACTAA
- a CDS encoding homoserine dehydrogenase, producing MGVKLGILGLGTVGTGTVQLLQDSAGRHPLLQEIEIYRVGVRSLDKPRGVELSTEVLTTDLDSIVNDPAVDIVVEVMGGLEPARSLILKALSNGKHVVTANKAAIARFGAEIFTTANQAGVYVMLEAAVGGGIPVIQPLKQSLSVNRIHTITGIVNGTTNYILTRMQTEGSNFSDVLADAQRLGYAEADPTADVDGLDAGDKIAILASLGFGGRINLQDVYTEGIRQVSKTDIAYAEKLGFVIKLLAIAKRDTPSSPLSVRVHPTLVPKTHPLASINGVYNAILVEGEPIGQVMFFGPGAGAGATASAVTSDILNLVAVLKTNTAVANPLLACGHQEYCQIAPMAELITRFYARFLTNDQPGVIGKLGTCFGNYGVSLESIVQTGFQGELAEIVVVTHDVREGNFRQALAEIRDLSAIESIPSLLRVL from the coding sequence GTGGGTGTGAAACTAGGAATACTGGGATTAGGCACCGTGGGAACGGGAACAGTGCAGTTGTTGCAAGATAGTGCTGGGCGTCATCCATTGTTGCAAGAGATAGAAATTTATCGGGTGGGAGTGCGATCGCTAGATAAGCCCCGTGGAGTAGAATTGTCTACGGAAGTCTTAACTACAGATTTAGATTCTATTGTCAACGATCCAGCGGTAGATATAGTTGTCGAGGTGATGGGCGGACTAGAGCCGGCGCGATCGCTCATTCTCAAAGCTTTAAGTAATGGCAAACACGTAGTTACAGCTAATAAAGCTGCGATCGCCCGCTTTGGGGCGGAAATTTTCACAACAGCCAATCAAGCCGGCGTTTACGTCATGCTAGAAGCTGCTGTGGGTGGTGGTATTCCGGTGATTCAACCCCTAAAGCAGTCTTTAAGCGTTAACCGCATTCACACTATCACAGGTATCGTTAACGGTACAACGAACTACATCCTGACGCGGATGCAAACAGAAGGCAGCAACTTCAGCGATGTCTTAGCTGATGCCCAGCGTTTGGGTTACGCTGAGGCTGACCCCACAGCTGATGTCGATGGTTTAGACGCAGGTGATAAAATTGCTATCCTGGCATCATTAGGCTTTGGTGGACGCATCAACTTACAAGATGTTTATACTGAAGGGATTCGGCAAGTCAGTAAGACAGATATTGCCTATGCTGAAAAATTGGGATTTGTGATTAAATTATTAGCGATCGCTAAACGTGATACTCCCTCATCTCCCCTTTCTGTCAGAGTTCATCCTACTTTAGTGCCCAAAACCCACCCTTTGGCTAGCATCAACGGCGTTTACAACGCCATTCTTGTCGAAGGAGAACCCATCGGGCAAGTAATGTTTTTTGGCCCTGGTGCTGGTGCTGGTGCAACCGCCAGTGCCGTCACATCAGATATTTTGAATTTAGTTGCTGTCCTTAAAACTAATACAGCAGTTGCAAATCCATTATTAGCTTGTGGACATCAAGAATATTGCCAAATTGCGCCGATGGCAGAATTGATAACTCGGTTTTATGCCCGTTTCCTTACCAATGACCAGCCTGGAGTTATCGGGAAATTAGGGACTTGCTTTGGTAATTATGGCGTTAGCTTAGAGTCAATTGTCCAAACTGGCTTTCAAGGGGAACTTGCAGAGATTGTGGTTGTTACTCATGATGTGCGGGAAGGCAATTTTAGGCAAGCTTTGGCAGAAATTCGGGATTTGTCAGCGATCGAAAGCATTCCTAGCTTACTACGTGTACTTTAA
- a CDS encoding DUF262 domain-containing protein, giving the protein MVNLNNYNAELADEETLDEEDNDEEQYEKVTFQYDPEKINIATREPTIEQLLRRIDEEALDLAPDFQRQANIWTLEAKSKLIESILIRIPLPAFYIDATNEETDEDKWVVVDGLQRLSALKQFVIDKSDKRLKLVGLEYLKDLNNKNYDELERRYQRRILETQVTVYLIEKGTPLEVKYNIFKRINTGGVPLSNQELRHALNPGPAIKLVAKLASFSEFKRVVNLSDSKKKRMDDREFVLGFLAFYLISYKEYQEETRDSFLSKALSKINSLSNEEIIKIEENFKKAMIAAFDIFNNNAFRKISNKNKRKFPLNKSLFEVWSVNLGRLNIENIQILKDRKRKLIDTFVRYVDNDADFLVSISQVKNKIEHRFETVEKIIQEVLL; this is encoded by the coding sequence GTGGTAAATTTGAATAATTATAACGCAGAATTAGCTGATGAAGAAACTTTAGATGAAGAAGACAATGATGAAGAACAATATGAAAAAGTAACTTTTCAATACGACCCAGAAAAAATCAATATCGCTACAAGGGAGCCAACCATTGAGCAATTACTCAGAAGAATTGACGAAGAAGCCCTTGATTTAGCACCTGATTTTCAACGACAAGCCAATATATGGACTTTAGAAGCAAAAAGTAAATTAATTGAATCTATTTTGATTAGAATACCATTACCTGCTTTTTATATTGATGCTACAAATGAAGAGACAGATGAAGATAAATGGGTAGTTGTAGATGGATTACAAAGATTGTCAGCCTTAAAGCAATTTGTAATTGATAAAAGTGATAAGAGACTTAAATTAGTTGGATTAGAATATCTAAAAGACTTAAATAACAAAAATTATGATGAATTAGAACGAAGATATCAACGTCGTATTTTAGAAACTCAAGTTACAGTATATTTAATTGAAAAAGGTACGCCTTTGGAAGTCAAATATAATATATTTAAACGTATTAATACGGGAGGTGTACCTCTTTCCAATCAAGAATTGCGTCATGCTTTGAATCCTGGGCCAGCTATAAAATTGGTGGCAAAACTAGCTTCTTTCTCAGAGTTTAAACGTGTTGTTAATCTCAGTGACTCAAAGAAAAAAAGAATGGATGATAGAGAGTTTGTACTAGGATTTCTTGCTTTTTATCTAATTTCTTATAAAGAATATCAAGAGGAAACTCGAGATTCTTTCCTTAGTAAAGCTTTGTCGAAAATAAATAGTCTTTCCAATGAGGAAATAATCAAAATAGAAGAAAATTTCAAAAAAGCGATGATTGCAGCTTTTGATATTTTTAATAATAACGCTTTTCGTAAAATTTCTAATAAAAACAAAAGAAAGTTTCCGCTTAACAAATCTTTATTTGAAGTTTGGTCTGTAAATCTTGGAAGACTAAATATAGAAAATATTCAAATTTTAAAAGATAGAAAACGAAAGCTCATTGATACTTTTGTTAGATATGTAGATAACGATGCAGACTTTCTAGTATCAATCTCTCAAGTAAAAAATAAAATTGAGCATAGATTTGAAACTGTAGAGAAAATTATCCAAGAAGTATTATTATGA
- a CDS encoding DUF3696 domain-containing protein, whose amino-acid sequence MINFINSLKLTNYKAFENQLIEFKPLTLLSGLNSTGKSSVLQSLLLLRQSYQQELLPNVGLALNGELVHIGTAQDAFCERAKEDYLGFEIIWNDRKKGIWRFSYDQIKTGADVLNNLDSKLPIENVYKLSPFNRRFHYLQAERLGPRTSYDMSDYQARRLGQLGSKGEYTAHFLAINQDKDVLQTKLRHPMAKSNTLSSQVEGWMREVSPGTRIKINSNSDIGLMSLQYFYGDSNPYRTTNVGFGISYTLPIIVAVLSSSPGTLIIIENPEAHLHPKGQVKMGELLSLAASCGIQIVIETHSDHVLNGIRLAVHGGKIKPDDVQLHYFQRQEKGGQTVTEVVSPHIDRNGRIDRWPNGFFDEWEKSLDVLLEPAGE is encoded by the coding sequence ATGATTAATTTCATTAATTCTCTAAAACTGACCAATTACAAAGCCTTTGAAAATCAGTTAATCGAATTTAAGCCACTAACTTTACTTTCTGGTCTAAATAGTACGGGAAAATCTTCTGTCTTACAATCGCTACTTTTGCTGCGTCAATCTTATCAACAAGAATTATTGCCAAATGTCGGTTTAGCATTGAATGGTGAATTAGTACACATTGGTACTGCTCAAGATGCATTTTGCGAAAGAGCCAAAGAGGATTATCTTGGTTTCGAGATTATTTGGAATGATAGAAAAAAAGGGATTTGGCGTTTTAGCTATGACCAAATTAAGACAGGTGCAGATGTTTTAAATAATTTAGATTCTAAATTACCAATTGAGAATGTCTATAAATTAAGTCCTTTCAATAGAAGATTTCACTATTTACAGGCTGAACGTCTCGGGCCACGAACATCTTATGATATGTCAGATTATCAAGCAAGGCGACTAGGACAGTTAGGTAGTAAGGGTGAATATACTGCACATTTTTTAGCAATTAATCAAGATAAAGATGTTCTTCAAACTAAACTAAGACATCCGATGGCAAAATCTAACACTCTTAGCAGCCAGGTTGAAGGATGGATGAGAGAAGTTAGTCCTGGTACAAGAATTAAAATTAACTCTAATTCAGATATAGGTTTGATGAGTTTACAATATTTTTATGGGGATAGTAACCCCTATCGTACTACTAATGTCGGATTTGGGATTAGTTACACATTACCGATTATCGTAGCAGTTTTATCATCTTCTCCGGGTACACTAATTATAATTGAAAATCCAGAGGCACATCTACATCCTAAAGGACAAGTCAAGATGGGTGAATTATTATCGCTTGCAGCTAGTTGTGGAATTCAAATAGTAATAGAAACTCATAGTGATCATGTTTTAAATGGTATTCGTCTTGCTGTTCATGGAGGCAAAATTAAGCCTGATGATGTTCAGCTACATTATTTTCAGCGACAAGAAAAAGGAGGACAAACTGTTACAGAAGTAGTATCTCCACATATTGATCGTAATGGCAGAATTGATCGATGGCCTAATGGATTCTTTGATGAGTGGGAAAAAAGCTTGGATGTTTTGTTAGAACCTGCTGGAGAGTAG
- a CDS encoding type II toxin-antitoxin system VapC family toxin, producing MGNVLWKRVCRGEDTAENARQTLTDLNAVPLEVYLSQPLMPLALDIALQTDRAVYDSLYLTLAITQQCQMVTADEKFYNALKTSSYANHLLWVENI from the coding sequence GTGGGAAACGTCTTATGGAAACGAGTCTGTCGCGGTGAAGACACTGCTGAAAATGCAAGACAAACACTAACAGATTTAAATGCAGTTCCTCTAGAGGTGTACTTATCTCAGCCGTTAATGCCACTTGCTTTAGATATTGCCCTCCAAACAGATCGCGCAGTGTATGACAGTTTATACTTAACCCTTGCTATTACTCAACAATGCCAGATGGTAACAGCAGACGAAAAATTTTACAACGCTCTTAAAACCAGTAGCTATGCAAATCATCTTCTGTGGGTGGAGAATATTTAG